Proteins from one Mycolicibacter virginiensis genomic window:
- a CDS encoding GAF domain-containing sensor histidine kinase translates to MTDDASEEGLNPLRDKLSHLQLRELLVGVQDRVQQIVEGRDRLDGLLAAMLAVTSGLELDETLRTIVQTATNLVEAKYGALEVHDRHRRMQQFVYEGIDDETFVKIGRLPQQVGVVGLLIDEPQTLRLDDLSKHPASIGFPPHHPLMRTFLGVPVGVGGEVVGNLYLTEKANGQPFSEDDEVLVQALAAAAGIAIANARLYAQAKARQSWIESTHDIATELLSGTDPSTVFRLIAEEASKLTGAESALVAIPLDEDAAEAEVSELLVVETIGPTMAALSGETLPVTGSPVGEAFSKREPHRVDRLTLSGVRAAGPALILPLRAADAVAGVVVVMRHSATPPFNTEQLDMMAAFADQAALAWQLATTQRRMHELDVVTDRDRIARDLHDHVIQRLFAVGLSLQGTIPRSRDAAVRHRLSDAVDDLQAIIGEIRTTIFDLHGVASAATPLRQRLDNAVAQFSGSGLHTTVQFVGPLSVVEPGLADHAEAVVSEAVSNTVRHSGATAVTVQIKVEDDLSIEVTDNGRGLPEVINRSGLANLRQRAEQAGGTFSVASAPGGGTVLRWSAPLVS, encoded by the coding sequence ATGACTGACGACGCATCCGAGGAAGGCCTGAACCCGCTGCGCGACAAACTTTCTCATTTGCAGCTACGCGAACTGCTGGTCGGCGTGCAAGACCGGGTCCAGCAGATCGTGGAGGGCCGCGACCGCCTCGACGGGCTGCTGGCAGCGATGCTGGCCGTTACCTCGGGTTTGGAACTCGACGAAACTCTGCGCACCATCGTGCAGACCGCTACCAATCTGGTCGAGGCCAAATACGGTGCACTGGAAGTACATGACCGGCACCGCCGAATGCAGCAGTTCGTCTACGAGGGCATCGACGACGAGACGTTCGTCAAGATCGGCCGGCTGCCCCAGCAGGTGGGGGTAGTCGGTCTGCTGATCGACGAACCCCAGACCCTGCGACTGGACGACCTGTCCAAACATCCCGCCTCCATAGGGTTTCCGCCCCACCATCCACTGATGCGAACCTTCCTCGGCGTACCGGTAGGCGTGGGCGGCGAGGTCGTGGGCAATCTGTACCTCACCGAAAAAGCCAACGGGCAGCCATTCAGCGAAGATGACGAGGTGCTGGTTCAGGCGCTGGCCGCCGCCGCCGGGATCGCGATCGCCAACGCCCGGTTGTACGCGCAGGCCAAGGCCCGGCAATCCTGGATCGAATCCACCCACGACATCGCGACCGAACTACTGTCGGGAACCGACCCCTCCACGGTGTTCCGGTTGATCGCCGAGGAGGCCAGCAAGCTCACCGGTGCCGAGTCGGCGCTGGTGGCCATCCCACTGGACGAGGACGCCGCCGAAGCGGAGGTCAGCGAGCTCCTGGTGGTCGAAACCATCGGGCCGACAATGGCTGCCCTGTCCGGGGAAACCCTCCCGGTGACCGGCTCCCCTGTCGGCGAGGCCTTCTCGAAACGGGAGCCGCACCGAGTCGACCGGCTGACGTTGAGCGGTGTACGTGCGGCCGGGCCCGCCCTGATACTTCCGCTGCGCGCCGCCGACGCGGTGGCCGGAGTGGTCGTGGTGATGCGGCACAGCGCCACCCCCCCGTTCAATACCGAGCAACTCGACATGATGGCTGCGTTCGCCGATCAGGCCGCGCTGGCCTGGCAGCTGGCCACCACGCAGCGCCGCATGCACGAACTCGACGTGGTCACCGACCGGGACCGGATCGCCCGCGACCTGCACGACCATGTGATCCAACGGCTCTTCGCCGTTGGGCTGTCGTTGCAGGGCACCATTCCCCGCAGCCGGGACGCCGCGGTGCGGCACCGGCTCTCCGACGCGGTCGACGACCTGCAGGCGATCATCGGCGAGATCCGCACCACGATCTTCGACCTGCACGGCGTCGCCTCCGCGGCGACACCGTTGCGACAGCGACTGGACAACGCGGTGGCCCAATTCTCCGGATCGGGACTGCACACCACCGTGCAGTTCGTCGGCCCGCTGTCAGTGGTGGAGCCGGGTCTGGCCGATCACGCCGAGGCCGTGGTCTCCGAGGCGGTCAGCAATACAGTCCGGCATTCGGGTGCCACCGCAGTGACCGTGCAGATCAAGGTCGAGGACGATCTGAGCATCGAGGTCACCGACAACGGCCGCGGGCTGCCCGAGGTGATCAACCGCAGCGGCCTGGCCAACCTGCGGCAGCGCGCTGAGCAGGCGGGCGGAACCTTCAGCGTCGCATCGGCCCCCGGTGGCGGGACGGTGCTGCGCTGGTCCGCTCCCCTGGTGTCGTAA
- a CDS encoding Acg family FMN-binding oxidoreductase, which yields MLAARAPSVHNSQPWRWRVDPTPSAPRLDLYAEPDLQLHSVDPDGRGMILSCGAALHHAVVALAALGQQVRVHRLPDSAQPDLLASIELGPRGPQPDLCQVDVALAAAIPRRRTDRRNFSGWPVAGADIALMGARAARAGVMLRRVDALDRLNAAVARAVFEHRTDYEYLAELATWSGRYGSVAGVPAHSVPAPDPGAPIPGRFFAGPALAQPPGAVPAEDRAVMLALGTETDDRLAQLRSGEATSVVLLTATALGLASCPVTEPLEIAETRAVVRRDVFGTSGYPQMLLRVGWAPINADPLPATPRRFLNDTVQWLTADAREAEPRDGEGVALYA from the coding sequence ATGCTGGCAGCCCGAGCGCCGTCGGTGCACAACTCCCAACCCTGGCGCTGGCGGGTGGACCCGACGCCGTCGGCGCCCCGGCTGGATCTCTACGCCGAGCCCGATCTGCAGCTGCACAGCGTCGACCCCGACGGCCGGGGCATGATCTTGAGCTGCGGCGCGGCACTGCACCACGCCGTGGTGGCGCTCGCCGCGCTGGGCCAGCAGGTCAGGGTCCATCGGTTGCCCGACTCGGCACAGCCTGACCTGCTGGCCTCGATCGAGCTGGGCCCGCGTGGCCCGCAGCCCGATCTCTGCCAGGTCGATGTCGCGCTGGCGGCGGCGATCCCGCGCCGGCGCACCGACCGCCGTAACTTCAGCGGCTGGCCAGTTGCCGGCGCCGACATCGCGTTGATGGGTGCGCGCGCCGCCCGGGCGGGCGTGATGCTGCGCCGGGTCGACGCCTTGGACCGGCTGAACGCGGCGGTGGCCCGCGCGGTGTTCGAGCACCGCACCGACTACGAGTACCTCGCCGAGTTGGCGACCTGGAGCGGACGCTACGGTTCGGTGGCCGGCGTTCCGGCGCACAGTGTTCCGGCACCGGATCCCGGCGCCCCGATTCCGGGCCGGTTCTTCGCCGGGCCGGCGCTGGCCCAGCCGCCGGGTGCCGTCCCTGCCGAGGATCGTGCCGTGATGCTGGCGCTGGGCACCGAGACCGACGACCGGCTGGCGCAGCTGCGGTCCGGTGAGGCCACCAGCGTGGTGCTGCTGACCGCGACCGCGCTGGGGTTGGCCAGCTGCCCGGTCACCGAGCCGCTGGAGATCGCTGAAACCCGCGCCGTGGTGCGCCGCGACGTCTTCGGAACCAGTGGCTATCCGCAGATGTTGCTGCGGGTCGGCTGGGCGCCGATCAATGCCGATCCGCTGCCGGCAACCCCGCGGCGCTTCCTCAACGACACCGTCCAGTGGCTCACAGCCGACGCCCGCGAGGCCGAACCGCGAGACGGTGAAGGGGTCGCGCTCTACGCCTGA
- the lpqB gene encoding MtrAB system accessory lipoprotein LpqB: MMRGNRIATRMLALAGTAALVGVLAGCAGVPSTSAPQAIGTVEAPPPSVLPKPTPGMDPDVLLREFLKATADPANRHRAARQFLTQEASDSWDDAGSALLIDNVVFVETRSAGRVAVTMRADMLGSLSDMGVFETAEGALPAPEPIELLKTSDGWRIDRLPNGVFLDWQQFQATYKRNTLYFVDPTGKTVVPDPRYVAVSDPDQLATELVSKLIAGPRPEMAGVRNLLSPPVRLRGPVTRADGGKSGVGRGYGGAKIDLDSLSATDPNTRKLLAAQLIWTLARADIKGPYVIDADGAALDDRFPDGWTTSDVATTDPGASDGAGAGIHALVGGSLLVLDGQQANRVPGAFGREPDQESCALSRNGRQVASVVVHPGDPEATLWIGDLGGEAVQAAEGHTLSRPSWSLDEAVWVVVDGNNVLRAIQEVATGRPARIPVDSGAVSARFPGPISELQLSRDGTRAAMVIGGQVILAGVEQMPGGQFVLHYPRRLGFGLGSSAVSLSWRTGDDIVVSRSDPKHPVSYVNIDGVNSDAPNGNLQLPVSTIVADPSTVYVADPRGVLALSSAAAEDEQSWSPLGPFMVSGALPVLPG, translated from the coding sequence ATGATGCGCGGCAACAGGATCGCGACCCGGATGCTGGCCCTGGCAGGGACGGCGGCGCTGGTCGGCGTGCTGGCGGGGTGTGCAGGGGTGCCCAGCACATCGGCGCCGCAGGCGATCGGCACGGTGGAGGCGCCGCCGCCGTCGGTGCTGCCCAAACCCACCCCTGGGATGGATCCCGATGTGCTGCTGCGGGAATTCCTCAAGGCGACCGCCGATCCGGCCAACCGGCACCGCGCGGCGCGGCAGTTCCTCACCCAGGAGGCCTCCGACTCCTGGGACGACGCCGGTAGCGCGTTGCTGATCGACAACGTGGTGTTCGTCGAGACGCGCAGTGCCGGCCGGGTCGCGGTGACGATGCGCGCCGACATGCTGGGGTCGCTGTCGGACATGGGGGTGTTCGAGACCGCCGAGGGCGCCCTGCCGGCCCCGGAGCCGATCGAACTGCTCAAGACCTCCGACGGGTGGCGCATCGACCGGCTGCCCAACGGGGTGTTCCTGGACTGGCAGCAGTTCCAGGCGACCTACAAGCGCAACACGCTCTATTTCGTCGATCCGACCGGCAAGACGGTGGTTCCCGATCCCCGCTACGTCGCGGTGTCCGATCCCGACCAGTTGGCGACCGAACTGGTGTCCAAGCTGATCGCCGGCCCCCGCCCGGAGATGGCCGGGGTGCGCAACCTGCTGTCGCCGCCAGTGCGGCTGCGCGGGCCGGTGACTCGCGCCGATGGGGGCAAGAGCGGGGTGGGCCGCGGCTACGGTGGCGCCAAGATCGATCTGGACAGTTTGTCGGCCACCGACCCGAACACCAGAAAATTGCTTGCCGCGCAACTCATCTGGACGTTGGCCCGAGCTGATATCAAGGGTCCCTACGTGATTGACGCCGACGGTGCGGCGCTCGACGACAGGTTCCCCGACGGGTGGACCACCTCGGATGTGGCCACCACCGATCCGGGCGCCTCCGATGGGGCCGGTGCGGGGATACATGCGCTGGTGGGTGGTTCGCTGCTGGTGCTGGACGGGCAGCAGGCCAACCGGGTGCCGGGCGCGTTCGGCCGCGAGCCCGATCAGGAGTCGTGCGCGCTGTCGCGCAATGGCCGCCAAGTGGCCTCGGTGGTGGTGCACCCCGGTGACCCGGAGGCCACCCTGTGGATCGGTGACCTCGGCGGTGAAGCGGTACAGGCAGCCGAGGGGCACACCCTGTCGCGGCCCAGCTGGTCGCTGGACGAAGCCGTGTGGGTGGTGGTCGACGGCAACAACGTGCTGCGGGCCATCCAGGAAGTCGCAACGGGCCGCCCGGCCCGGATCCCGGTGGACTCCGGGGCGGTCTCCGCGCGGTTCCCCGGACCGATCAGCGAGCTGCAACTGTCCCGCGACGGCACCCGGGCGGCCATGGTGATCGGCGGGCAAGTGATCTTGGCCGGGGTCGAACAGATGCCGGGCGGCCAGTTCGTGCTGCACTACCCGCGCCGGCTGGGCTTCGGGCTCGGTTCCTCGGCGGTGTCGCTGAGCTGGCGCACCGGCGACGACATCGTGGTGAGTCGATCCGATCCCAAACATCCGGTGTCCTACGTCAACATCGACGGGGTCAACTCCGATGCGCCCAACGGCAACCTGCAGCTGCCGGTGTCGACGATCGTCGCCGATCCGTCCACGGTCTATGTGGCCGATCCGCGCGGCGTGCTTGCGCTGTCGTCCGCGGCGGCCGAGGACGAGCAGAGCTGGTCGCCGCTGGGGCCGTTCATGGTGAGCGGCGCGCTGCCGGTACTGCCGGGCTGA
- the mtrB gene encoding MtrAB system histidine kinase MtrB — protein MIFSSKRRPRRSGPLLLGVNTLRRAVQVAWRRSLQLRVVVLTLGMSAVVILGLGFVLTSQITDRVLDVKVRAATEQIVRARVTAGGIVGGEEARSLTSSLQLARNTLMSKTDPAAGSGTAGAFDAVLVVPGEGPRAATTAGPVDQVPAALREFVKAGQVSYQYATVHVEGFSGPALVIGTPTTSRITNLELYLIYPLGTERNTISMVRGTIATGGLVLLVLLAGIALLVSRQVVLPVRSASRIAERFAEGHLSERMPVRGEDDMARLAVSFNDMAESLSREITQLEEFGNLQRRFTSDVSHELRTPLTTVRMAADLIHDHSEDLEPSLRRSTELLVSELDRFESLLNDLLEISRHDAGVAELSVESVDLRSTVNSALENVGHLAADAEVQLKVDMPGDQVIAEVDPRRVERILRNLIANAIDHAEHKPVVIRMAADEDTVAVTVRDHGVGLRPGEEKLVFSRFWRADPSRVRRSGGTGLGLAISVEDARLHQGRLEAWGEPGKGACFRLTLPLVRGHKVTTSPLPMKPVSAAERRERRQRAREHAERIG, from the coding sequence ATGATCTTCAGCTCCAAACGGCGCCCCCGGCGGTCGGGTCCACTGCTGCTCGGTGTGAACACACTGCGCCGCGCGGTGCAGGTCGCCTGGCGTCGTTCGCTGCAACTGCGGGTTGTGGTGCTGACGCTGGGCATGTCGGCTGTGGTGATCTTGGGTCTCGGTTTTGTGTTGACCAGCCAGATCACCGACCGGGTGCTCGACGTCAAGGTCCGGGCGGCCACCGAGCAGATCGTGCGGGCGCGGGTCACTGCCGGTGGCATCGTCGGCGGTGAGGAGGCCCGTTCGCTGACGTCGAGTCTGCAGCTGGCTCGCAACACGCTGATGTCCAAGACCGACCCGGCTGCCGGCAGCGGCACGGCCGGTGCCTTCGACGCGGTCCTGGTGGTGCCTGGCGAAGGGCCGCGCGCGGCGACCACCGCCGGGCCGGTGGATCAGGTGCCGGCCGCGCTGCGGGAATTCGTCAAGGCCGGTCAGGTCAGCTACCAGTACGCGACCGTGCACGTCGAAGGCTTTTCGGGTCCAGCGCTGGTGATCGGGACCCCGACGACGTCGCGGATCACCAACCTGGAGCTGTATCTGATCTATCCGCTGGGCACCGAGCGCAACACGATCAGCATGGTGCGCGGCACGATCGCCACCGGCGGCCTGGTGCTGCTGGTGCTGCTGGCGGGTATCGCTTTGCTGGTGTCGCGGCAGGTGGTGCTGCCGGTGCGGTCGGCTTCGCGGATCGCCGAGCGTTTTGCCGAGGGTCATCTGTCCGAACGGATGCCGGTGCGCGGCGAAGACGACATGGCCCGGCTGGCGGTGTCGTTCAACGACATGGCCGAGAGCCTCTCGCGTGAGATCACCCAGCTCGAGGAGTTCGGCAACCTGCAGCGCCGGTTCACCTCCGACGTCAGCCACGAACTGCGCACCCCGTTGACCACCGTGCGGATGGCCGCCGACCTGATCCACGACCACAGCGAAGACCTCGAGCCTTCGCTGCGGCGCTCGACAGAACTGCTGGTCAGCGAGTTGGACCGGTTCGAGTCTTTGCTCAACGACCTGCTGGAGATCTCGCGGCACGACGCCGGCGTGGCCGAATTGTCCGTGGAGTCGGTGGACCTGCGCTCGACGGTCAACAGCGCCCTGGAGAACGTGGGGCACTTGGCGGCCGACGCCGAAGTCCAGCTCAAGGTGGACATGCCCGGCGACCAGGTGATCGCCGAGGTCGATCCGCGCCGGGTGGAACGCATCCTGCGCAACCTGATCGCCAACGCCATCGACCACGCCGAGCACAAGCCGGTGGTGATTCGGATGGCCGCCGACGAGGACACGGTGGCCGTCACGGTGCGCGATCACGGTGTGGGCTTGCGACCGGGCGAGGAGAAGCTGGTGTTCAGTCGGTTCTGGCGCGCCGACCCGTCTCGGGTGCGGCGCTCCGGTGGGACCGGGCTGGGGCTGGCGATCAGCGTGGAGGACGCCCGGCTGCACCAGGGCCGGCTGGAAGCCTGGGGCGAGCCGGGCAAGGGGGCCTGCTTCCGGCTGACCCTGCCGCTGGTGCGCGGCCACAAGGTCACCACCAGCCCGCTGCCGATGAAGCCGGTGAGCGCCGCCGAGCGTCGGGAGCGTCGCCAGCGGGCCCGCGAGCACGCCGAGAGGATCGGATGA
- the mtrA gene encoding two-component system response regulator MtrA, translating into MYAMRQRILVVDDDASLAEMLTIVLRGEGFDTAVVGDGTQALTAVHELRPDLVLLDLMLPGMNGIDVCRVLRKDSGVPIVMLTAKTDTVDVVLGLESGADDYIMKPFKPKELVARVRARLRRNDDEPAEMLSIADIDIDVPAHKVSRGGEQISLTPLEFDLLVALARKPRQVFTREVLLEQVWGYRHPADTRLVNVHVQRLRAKVEQDPENPTVVLTVRGVGYKAGPP; encoded by the coding sequence ATGTACGCCATGAGGCAAAGGATTCTTGTCGTCGACGACGACGCGTCGCTGGCCGAGATGCTCACCATCGTGTTGCGTGGGGAGGGTTTCGACACCGCGGTCGTCGGTGACGGCACCCAGGCGCTCACCGCGGTGCACGAGCTTCGGCCCGACCTGGTGCTGCTGGACCTGATGTTGCCCGGCATGAACGGCATCGACGTCTGTCGGGTGCTGCGCAAGGACTCCGGGGTCCCGATCGTGATGCTCACCGCCAAGACCGACACCGTCGACGTGGTGCTCGGGCTGGAATCCGGCGCCGACGACTACATCATGAAGCCGTTTAAGCCCAAGGAGCTGGTGGCCCGGGTGCGGGCACGGCTGCGCCGCAACGACGACGAGCCGGCCGAGATGCTCTCGATCGCCGACATCGACATCGACGTGCCGGCGCACAAGGTGAGCCGGGGCGGTGAGCAGATCTCCCTGACCCCGCTGGAGTTCGACCTGCTGGTGGCGCTGGCACGCAAACCGCGGCAGGTGTTTACTCGTGAGGTGCTTCTCGAACAGGTCTGGGGATATCGCCATCCGGCGGACACCCGACTGGTGAACGTGCACGTTCAGCGCCTGCGGGCCAAGGTGGAGCAAGACCCGGAGAACCCGACAGTGGTGCTGACCGTCCGAGGAGTGGGTTACAAGGCCGGACCTCCGTGA
- a CDS encoding dTMP kinase: MLIAIEGVDGAGKNTLAQGLRTAFEGAGQSVATLAFPRYGVSVTADVAAEALHGQHGDLADSVYAMAMLFALDRAGAKDEIDALCRENDVVILDRYVASSAAYSAARLHQDADGEMVGWVRRLEFERLALPAPDWQVLLDVPTELAAQRARHREEHDATRSRDSYERDDGLQRRTGEVYRGLARAEFAGRWQVAGPTVDAAALAVEMRG, from the coding sequence GTGCTGATCGCGATCGAAGGCGTTGACGGCGCCGGTAAGAACACCCTGGCCCAAGGGTTGCGCACGGCCTTCGAGGGGGCCGGCCAGTCGGTGGCCACGCTGGCATTCCCGCGTTACGGCGTCTCGGTGACCGCCGACGTGGCCGCCGAGGCGCTACACGGACAGCACGGCGATCTAGCCGACTCGGTGTATGCGATGGCGATGTTGTTCGCGCTGGACCGTGCCGGCGCCAAGGACGAGATCGACGCGCTGTGCCGTGAGAACGACGTGGTGATCCTGGACCGGTACGTCGCCTCCAGCGCCGCATACAGCGCCGCCCGGCTGCACCAGGACGCCGACGGGGAGATGGTGGGCTGGGTTCGCCGGCTGGAATTCGAGCGCCTCGCGCTGCCCGCTCCAGACTGGCAGGTGCTGCTCGACGTGCCCACCGAACTCGCCGCTCAACGGGCCCGGCACCGCGAGGAGCACGACGCCACCCGCTCCCGCGACAGCTACGAGCGCGACGACGGTCTGCAGCGCCGCACCGGCGAGGTGTATCGAGGGTTGGCCCGAGCGGAATTTGCTGGACGCTGGCAGGTAGCCGGCCCGACGGTCGATGCGGCTGCGCTGGCGGTCGAAATGCGCGGGTAA